From the genome of Tripterygium wilfordii isolate XIE 37 chromosome 6, ASM1340144v1, whole genome shotgun sequence:
AGTaaatttatccaaaaaataaaaattatttctagctaatagaaaaaaaagaatggcaAAGTTGTAAATCAGATCAAACTACGAGACCCCACATGAACATGACCGAAAGCTGAACCGGGCTGTCTCGGTTCGAGGgagcacaaaaaacaaaaaaaaaatgcgtcACGTCTTTGAGGAAGGAAGGAGTGAAGAGTCAAAATAAGATTCATTCGGAATTTTTAGGTCTATTTACCCAATCCAAACGCGACATAGAcacttctatttcttttttgacccgcaaaaaaggaaaacaactaATCCCTTTATTTTCGGTGTCATATGctttgaaaacaacttcaattatttCTTCTCCTCGATAAAATATTCAATCATTTTGGTACGTCATGTATATCATTATCAATATTTTGGTGACATTTTACGATATTTGTATTAATTCATGGATAGTTAGgaataatttgaaatttaaattataaattaattgtttttattttattgattttgatacACCAAATCATGACatgcaattaaagaaaaaaaaagagcatctGTCATGACATAAAAAAGATGATATGGTGTGGTGTGTAATTTTGTTTGGGATATGGATAAGCTTATGTCCTTGGGCTGCatcttattatattttcaaatGGGTTGGGCAAAACCAGACATATTCCCAGCCCAACAAAATATTTAGCAGATAAATATCAACATTGGAAAGTGGTGGAATCCATAGAAAGGGGAGTTGATCATAGAAGCAAACTAGTCAAGGTCctttatatttgtttataaCCTCTCAGGATATCCATTATCCtcatccacatatatatatatatatatatatatatatatatatatatacatacatgtatcATGAATATGATGAGGATCCCAATATTGTTGTGCCAGACACAGATTGTTCAATCTAATCTAATTGACTAAATTGCTTGTTttatattctttttattttttggaaactaatttgatttttttttaataaccggAAACGATACATACTTGGGCCTACAATATTAACGATCGGCCCAATAAACATAAAAGGATAACAACTTGTCTTTCTCGGACTTCAGGCGTTTAGGGTTTGGTCACAATCTAGTTTTTTAAGTCTTGTAGTCAAAtgtaaaaaaatagagaaaacatCACCAACAACCCAAGTCCAACCCAACCACTCTTACCAACCCAAACTTACAGAGATAGAAATAGGACACCTACCTTCCCCATCCGGCCATCCCAGTACTCCTATAAAACCTCTTTCACTTTTTGGTTTTTCACGCAAAGTATTGGTCCCTTCGGTATTGCGacccgagagagagagagcgatgGCGAGTTCTTCCGTGGCATTGGAGGATGTGCCTTCCGTTGATATGATGACCGAGCTCCTTCGCCGGTTCAAGTGCTCCTCCAAGCCCGATAAGCGTCTCGTTCTCATCggtaattcttttatttttcattcacCTTTACCaaatattgttgtttggttcTCGGTGTATAGTGTACTGGTCTCTCATTTTATGAATTCCGGGAAAGTTCAATACTTTTATCTGTTTCAACGGTTTGTAATCAGTACTGTTGTAAGTTCATGAATTTCTGGTATTGGGTAACTTTTTCAGCCTCTGCTGGTTCCAAATTGTTGCTCAATGCCTTCTCTTTTCAATATTTTGGGTAGAATGTGATATATAGAGCCAATTCACGCTTTAATTTTTAGGAAATGGAAATTGAAGGATTGGGTCTTGCTGATAAGACTGTTTTGAGTAATTTCTCTGGGATAATTAGATACCAGCTGCAACAATTTTGATCATCTGGTGGCTAGCTTTAAATTGTTTTGAAGGGGATGGTGTGAATTATGAGTTATGATCAGTTGGTTTATTGGAATGTGCATATAATGATGTAGAATTAGACAAATGGCAGGTCCACCTGGTTCGGGAAAGGGTACACAGTCACCTATTATCAAGGATGATTACTGTCTGTGTCATCTGGCCACCGGTGATATGCTGCGAGGGGCCGTTGCTGCCAAAACTCCTCTTGGGATTAAAGCTAAAGAAGCCATGGATAAGGTGAATTGGTGTCTGTTTCTATGTAGACATGTGATTTTATATGTTTAATGGCTTAATGCCACTTGAATTTCATGCATATTCTTGTGGCGGCTTGCTTTTCTGTGGTTAAATTGTTGACATGCATGTTTTGGCCACTTACATGTAGGGAGAACTTGTTTCTGATGATTTGGTTGTTGGAATAATTGATGAAGCAATGAAGAAGCCTTCATGTGAAAAAGGCTTTATTCTGGATGGTTTTCCGAGGACCGTGGTCCAAGCTGAGAAGGTTTCACTCTTTACTTTGTTTATCATATTTGCTGTGCGTGGTACTGTCGTTATTTCTTCTGCTCGTTTTGCGGCTTTTTTTGTGTCATGGTTCTGACTTACACTCCATTTATTTTGCTTGAATGCAGCTTGATGAGATGCTTGGAAAGCAGGGAACAAAAATTGATAAGGTGCTCAATTTTGCAGTTGATGATTCAATATTGGAGGAAAGGATCACTGGCCGTTGGATTCACCCTTCTAGTGGCCGATCCTACCATACTAAATTTGCACCTCCCAAGGTTCCTGGAGTTGATGATGTAGGTTGcttgtttaattattatttttgttttttcatgctATTTCAGTTGACCTAAGAATCTATGATTGACACATTCATTATTTAGATCAGTAGGCATTTTATTTTGTAACCCGCATGATGATATCTTTGCGTTTTTGTGCCTACATTTTTCTCTTCACTAATAGTTCTTAAAGGCCTGTGCAGTCACTTACTAAGTTGAGATTCTTTTTACCATTGTGCAGCAAAGCAGGAATAAGATTTTAGTCTAATGCTtggttgaatttaattttgataCATTTATATCATGATCAGATTCAGATGCCCTAATACCCTCTCTCTAATCCATGTTCATGTTATATTAAAATGTCAGGTTGACATCATAATTGGATACCCTTTGGTTATCAATCTCTGTCATACATGTTCCAGCCCACATTGTCCCCATATAAAGTTCTGAATTAGACTTAACGACTGATATTTACAACGAGACCATCTGATACAGGCTACCTCTATTGAGTCGCAAACCCTGACattctttgtttactttttgGCAATAAAGGTCACTGGAGACCCTTTGATTCAACGAAAGGATGATACCCCAGAAGTCCTCAAGTCAAGACTGGATGCATTTCACAAGCAGACAGAACCTGTAAGTCTGCTATTTATGAATTATGGTTTGATTATTCCTTTCTTTTATTTAGAATATTGAAGAAAGATGATGTATCTGGAAATATGCTTCATCTTAGCGTGAACATGGGTTGTCATGTGACCAAATTCCGAATTGTCGTCACCATCGTGATCATGTTTAAACTTAGTACAATTGGTTCCGCTACATAAATTCTTAAAAGCTATTTGTAGTACACAGCATGTGTTCCCTTTTGCGGCTCAATCCTAATAAAGGTAATggtagaaaaaagaaaagaagaagtttGGGTCTTAGATTTAACATGGAAGTTAGAACTTTTTTTTGACGCTATGAGATTTGTACTGATTGTGATGGGGGGAAATTTGTGAACTTGTAAATACATGCTCACTGTGACGTTTCTTGTGTTGTCACATGTTGATCCTACATCTAGCGTGTATTGAGTGTTTTTTAAGATTATAAATTAGGTTAaataaattcttcttttttttatgggtaGGTATTTGGGGGATGGAAGTAGGATTTCAACTCGACCTTGTGGTTCCACCACTAGACTAATTGGGGATCCATATTGGCTTGACCTTGTGGTTCCACCACtagactaattttttttttggataccgGGAAACCCCCGACTCTACGGCCCCTTCGGAACCCCTGGGCCGGTTCTAAACCCGGGTCTGACTACCACAGCCCGCACCACGACGACAGACGCTTAAACCCTGGCTAAAGCTCGTGTGGGTAAACCTCCAGAATTGTTGCGCCTGGTGTAGCTCGAACATCCGACCTCATGCACTCATGTGCACAAAGACCAATGGTATAACCAACTAGGCTAACGCCCTTTGGTTGGGGATCCCCAATAGCCAATATGGAGATACCCATATGTGGATTTGAGACATTCTGCATTAGTCCTTCTCTCAGGGCCTAAGCTGTGACATGTGTCAGTCCCACATAAGGCATGATTAATTGCTGTAGATCATATTGCTCTTAAGCTTTGTCCTTCAATGGACTTAGGTCATGTCATTTATATGGTTTCAGTTTGGGGTTTGACATAGCCTCTCTGTCCTTAGAACATCTACATAGAACCAGCCAAGAACTCAGATGTCTCAGGTTCCAATCCTCAGCAACTGCACCTTTAGATATTATTCTAGTGGTTTGTGGTTGATTAACAGTATCCAATCCAAAGTTTCCTCAACAGGGATGGGTACAATGTGATCCTGCCTTGAAGAGCTTCCCAATTTCAGTTCattacaacattttttttaaaagaaaatatgaacTAAGCAACCATGTAAAAAATGCTTGATGTGATTTCATGTTTACTACTAAGTTTTCTTTGATAATTCTTGCTCCTTTTATGATCACACACTTATCTAAACTAACTTGTATGTATTATTTACACACACAGGTTATCGATTATTATGCCAAAAAGGGTGTTCTTGCAAACCTCCCTGCAGAGAAACCGCCAAAGGAAGTCACGACCGAGGTCCAGAAGGTTCTATCTTCGTAAGATGCGGCAAACTGAGATTGTTTTTCTTGCATTTGTTCCCACAAACTATCACATGAGCTAATGTACTCCTACAAATGCTCTTAGACTGAGctcctttttgttttgtttccaaTGCGTTCAATTTTCCCAAGTAATAAAGTGGTGATATTTTTGTGGTTTTACTTGGATATCTATTTCTGGGTGAAGATGAGACTGATTCGTATAATTCAAACACTGCATTACATTTCTATTGTGCAGCTTGTGAATCAATTCTATGTATTTGGTGAACGAATCCCCATTCTCTTATTTCCTTCTAGTGTACTGCTAGTGATTTTCAAACCCCAGAGACTATCAGTTTTATATCTCAATTTCGCTGCTGTAAGCCTGTCAGGCATGAATCTCAGAGGAAGAGTTTTACAATGGTGAATTTTGTGCCAACCCTCCAATATTTTCTCTCTACAAACCCAACGTAGCTTGCAAGTTCTTCATCAAAGCTCGACTAATCCTGCCAAATGGAGTTAAATTGTGAAGTTCAAACCCAAAATTCAAATTCCTGCGATAAAAGATCACTGTTTTGCACATTATTTCAAACACAAAAGAAACTTGTTTCGCTTTTGGAAAGACCAGTTCGCTCTGCACTGGCCTTCATTTCGGGAATTTCAAGTGGGACTTTGAAAGCTCAAAACGACATCAACCTCATCCGTTTTGTATAGATAAACGGGAGGAGGTCAACGTTCAGGTAGCTTCCTCAACTCGAAAAGTTCAGTGCCTTTCACTTTCCGAGTGTCTATTCATAGTTCAGTGCTGTTTTTCTGGTATGGAacgttctctttctttctcaatcCCACGTTGTTTTTGTATCTCTGTTCCTTCGATTATCATCGGACATCAAATCATGTCAATTTTCTGATCAAGTTCTATATATCTGATTCGATCACTTTTAACAGTGTTGATTTAGTTCActcattttgtttctttaatttgCAATTTGCTGTGGTAAATTTTGTGATGATCAAGTTGAattgaaagaagaagatgaagttgACTCCAAGAGAAGTGGAGAAGCTAGGGCTCCACAACGCTGGTTACCTTGCCCAGAAGCGTCTCGCTCGCGGTCTTCGCCTTAATTACATTGAAGCTGTTGCGCTTATCGCCACTCAGGTTTGTATTTGTGTGTatgggagggagagagagtgcGTGAGGGAGTTTGTGACTGAAAGCTGTTTTTGTGACATGAGGCTGGGTttgatgtttattctcttgCATTTCCGTTTTTGTTGCTTATAGATTTTGGAGTTTGTTCGTGATGGTAATAAGACCGTGGCAGAATTGATGGACGTTGGGAAACAACTTCTTGGAAGGTATTGCCTCAAATATAATTTCAATGTTTCTTAGTTGTTTAGCtgtaattctctctctcttccggGTCTGTTGCTGGTTGAAATTGCTGGCTTGTCTTACTATTTTTCAACATTTCTTGAATCTGAAGCAAACTTCTTCATATATTTGATAAAGATCCTTGAGCTTTTCGGAATTTGTATTGACTGTGGTGTAATACTTGTTTGTTAGTTTGTGTGAAACTTTACAAGGCTTGGTTTAGTAGTGGTTTATATGGAATAATTCTATTCTTGTGACATTTCAACTTATGTCCTCGATTAATTAAAGTGCCTCTGTGTTTGATAGAGAATTTAACATGGTGAGCTTATATGGTTTAATGTGGGCATCTCCTTTGCAGGAGACAAGTTCTTCCTGCAGTTCCCTACCTTTTAGATTCTGTACAGGTAGAAAACAGTATTCTTCACCATTATATTTTCCATCTTTTGTTTACTCATTGACATTGAAATTTCTGTTTTTCTACTCATAATGGTAATTGAGGCTGAGCCTAGTTCTATAATAATTTCTGGCAATCCAAGTCACTGAAATACTAGAGATGGTAGATTCTCTTTGAATGTGTAATGCATTTAAGGGGATAAGCTATAAGGGCGAAGATGTGGTTGGTGCCTGGTGGTAACGTTGCTTCATCACTAGAGATTAAACTCGTCAAATTTCTAATTCCAAAATTTCTTTCCCTCTGCAAAACATTTGCATCCTTTACCTTGCTAACTAAATATTCATATAATCAACCCATCGCTGTTTTTCAAATATTACTGGAGAGTGCAGATTCTGGACCCGTGCATAGGAGATCTACTCTTATTCTGCCCACTTCTTGGGGTTTTGAGTAAGAACGTTTTTGCCTatataattttcatattacccCTTTCAGGGAGTAGAATTCgttgtatttttttcttatattaaaCAACTAATCGTTGTCGTAAAAAGTCTTAAATAGGCTGCATAACACTCTTgtgaaaaattataatttccTAATTCCAAAGCTCATTTCTTCTCTGCAAAATATTTGCATCCATTATTTATTGATTAAACAGTAAAGCAGGTTGAAGGAACATTTCCTGATGGGACAAAGTTGGTCACCATTCATGATGCAATTGCTAGTGAAAATGGAAATCTAGAGCTTGCCTTTCATGGTTCTTTCCTTCCAGGTAAGTGCATAAGTTATTAAGTTTACTCATTTTCTGTAACGTTTATAAATACTTTCTTAACTGACATTGGTCTTTTTGTCACTGTAGCATCTCAGCTTCACTATCTGTTGTTCTGTTTCcttgtttttaactttttttgaaCTTGAGAGAACTCTAGTTATGCATACTATAGATAGCAACTTTTCTACATCAGTAAAGATTTCATCTCTCTTTTATTATCAAAATCATTTTATCTGATAGCCATTTGTATTTTCCTATCTGTTCAATTATTGTGAATGCCTGTTCTCTctttcttataatttttttccatgGGCTTCTTTCGTTATAGTTTTCTAAAAAAGGGTCAGTATCAGTTATATTTTTGGTTCCCTAACTGAAAGCTGtaagtgtttttgaaagtactGCTGGAAAATATTAGAACGTGAAGGTATCCTCGATGCTTCCTGAGGTAGGATGGCTCAGTTGCTTCAAAAGTTAATGGAGCCTACTATCTCTGGCATGGAAAAATACaactaaaaaatttatgttccaCTTTGCTTCTGTCTCTAACTTGATATTTGGTTTCTCCTATCTACATTTGATACTCCAAAGAAACATTGTTGGTTTATGCCCATTGCTTTGCAAACTACTAATAGTGAAAAATCAAAGTAGCTTTATTGTACTCAATTATACGGCATTTAGTTTTGAGCTTAATGGCAGAACTCAATGCTGCAGTTCCTTCATTAGAATTGTTTTCTGGAATGGAAGATATTGAAATTCCTGGTcagataatttttcaaaaaagggAGATTGTGCTTAATCCTCGAAGGAAAGCGGTAATTCTCAAAGTTGCTAACCATGGAGACAGGCCAGTTCAGGTGTTTGCCTCGTTAACTGAtcagtattttttaattttgatatgccATTTCCTTACATGGTTGTAATTGGTTAGTATCTCGATTACGTAATTTGTTTGTACATGTAACCCCCTGtctctaacaaaaaaaataaatccaaaaacCGTTATCATTGTTGTGTACCCCTGAATGAGGGACTTCTTTGagtaattttttccttttctaaagAAAGCAAGGCTGTGGTGTGATTGTCTTATTTATTACCTGCGGGGAAAGAAGTAAATGACTAAAGAAGGATTCTCAGAGCCATTAAGGATTTTCATTACTTATCTTGCACAGTTTACCTTATATGTGCAGGGTACACACCTTTACTCCAAAAATTCAGCTAATGAATAGTGGGTAATTTGCCTCTCTTGTTTCGTTCTTAATATCATGCAGTCATGGgattacacacacacaaagaTGCACATGCACAAAGATACGTTCATATGTGTAACCAAACATTAGTATGATTTAGGTCATATGTTGCTGGATATGTAATTTCAAATGGTCCTAATTATACATGGGTTTGGCTGTTCAAAGAAATGCCTGAATacaaatgtattttttgtttaatcCACATGCCCAGTGCTAGCTAGAATAAGTGTCTCACTTTCATTTCCCAAAGTTCCATTAGTAAAATCCTTCTTCTGTTTAGAAACAGATTTAGAagcttttatgatttttatgctTTCTGCTGTTAATTGCGTGCTTATGAGTAACTGGAGggtgttgagacttgagagatgCTAACCTCCTGATTGTCATGCAAATCAAATCTTGAAACTGAATCTTTTTTTTGCCAGCAGACAAGCTGATAAATTCAAAATAGGTTTTCGATATTGGAAATCATTATCTAAATTAGTTGAATGTTATTGCCTCTCTTTCTTTCAATCTTGATTTGCATCTCTCCTCTCACAAGTTATATGAACTTCCATACCTTTGATGGATAACGTTAGTTTATTTTCCCCAACACATGATGCAATCTAAAGTTAGTTTATTGTCATtaacattttgttttgtttgtgggATGTTATGGGGGAAAGTATTGTGCCTAAATGATTTGGTATTTTTCCAGGTTGGCAGCCATTATCACTTTATCGAGGTGAATCCATTCCTGGTTTTTGATAGACGAAAATCATATGGAATGAGGCTGAATATACCTGCGGGGACTGCTACACGATTTGAGGTTGAATGTTGTGTCATTTATGAATATTAAAGAATTCTGGTGATTTGTTTCTTCGCTCAAGTGCAATTAAGAGTGTTCAGTTGTTTATATATCTGCACATATAAAATAACTAATGCTGTTGCATTTTGTTTCTATGCAGTGAAGCAACATGATGTGCTCTTTGTGAAAAATTATTGATGTTAGTAAAGAACTGTGTAAAATACTAAATAACATCATTATTACTATTTGGTGATCGAAAATTTCTGAGATGAAGTTCGACATATATTTTAATGAACATTACATTTGATATCTTTAATTTTGcataattatttaattgatcaaaaagTTGATACGAGGAGCTGCAATGTACctttttgcttcttcttttttttttgtctatttttttaatgaaaaaaagaagtcgTGCTCTTGTACTCTACTGGTTCTTCTTTATACATGGGCTAGGACCTAgggtatgttattttatttcaacaaaTCCCGACAGTGTACACCAAGGCCTTCACTGAAACTTGTTCTACACTTCTACTTGGACAGCCAGGAGAAACCAAAAGTGTTGTACTCGTAAGCATCGGAGGTAATAGAGTGATTAGAGGTGGGAATGGAATGGCTGATGGTCCAGTCAATGATGCCAGATGCACCACTGTGATTGAAGCTGTAAACAGGACTGTATTCAAGAATCCAGAGGAAGCAGATGCTAGGTCTAGATTTTCTGCTGAGCAAGTTTGTGATGCTTGTTCTCCTCTACTTTGTGTTATTAACTGAAATATCTTGACTAATTAACAATCATTTCAAATGGTTCACCAAAACTAAAATGCCTAACCTCAGAACTAAATTTGCAGGGAAGGTGTCTGTGGAGAAGATTCTGCTTTTACCACTACAATGTCTCCTGAGAcatatgcaagcatatatggccCCAGTAAAGGAGACAAGATTCGGCTTGGTGATACTGATTTGTATGCTGAAATTGAGAAAGATTTTGCTGTTTACGGTGATGAAAGTGTTTTTGGAGGTGGAAAAGTAATAAGAGATGGAATGGGCCAATCGAGTGGGCGTTTACCGGCTGACTCCCTGGATACTGTTATAACAAATGCTGTGATCATTGATTATAGTGGAATATACAAAGCGGATATTGGTATCAAAGGTGATCTTATTGTGGGGCTTGGAAAATCAGGCACTCCGGATGTTATGGAAGGTGTAAACTTGGATATGATTATAGGGGTACATTAATACACAATGTTGAAGCAGCTTGTGGTTATTAATGCTCTGTTGATGCCTTGATGGCACACACTCACCCCTTGTCCTCATCTTTTCTCTTCATATGTAGGTAAACACGGAAGTTATTGCAGGAGAAGGAATGATTGTAACTGCAGGGGCAATAGACTGTCATGTGCACTTCATATGCCCTCAACTGGTTTATGAGGCTATATCAAGTGGTAAGCTATTATGTTGAGAATCTGTTGACTAGAAAGTGCTGATAAAGAACACAACCTGATGCACCACATATCATGATTTGATCTATTTTAAAAACTTTTAACATGGAGTTGAGTAGAGTCATCTTCGTGTCATGCATGTATTCCTAAGAATGTATGTGAatgtgataggattgtcccacataggaagatgtgggagctaaggtgttgtttataggggggaggtatgggcctcccttagtccccaaggttttctagtgtgggctgggaggccttgggtacaatCGGctcatatgggtgggtgtcggttgggccttgggtgttgAGCGTGTATGGGTGCGACTCTATCAATGATATCGGAGCGTACGATCTTGTTGTGActtcaacttggggccgcaCCTGCGaggtggccggccatggtgctcgaccaacgggggCAAGGGCCCTGAGGAAGGGCCAACCATGGtactc
Proteins encoded in this window:
- the LOC120000125 gene encoding adenylate kinase 4-like isoform X1 — its product is MASSSVALEDVPSVDMMTELLRRFKCSSKPDKRLVLIGPPGSGKGTQSPIIKDDYCLCHLATGDMLRGAVAAKTPLGIKAKEAMDKGELVSDDLVVGIIDEAMKKPSCEKGFILDGFPRTVVQAEKLDEMLGKQGTKIDKVLNFAVDDSILEERITGRWIHPSSGRSYHTKFAPPKVPGVDDVTGDPLIQRKDDTPEVLKSRLDAFHKQTEPVIDYYAKKGVLANLPAEKPPKEVTTEVQKVLSS
- the LOC120000125 gene encoding adenylate kinase 4-like isoform X2 codes for the protein MAGPPGSGKGTQSPIIKDDYCLCHLATGDMLRGAVAAKTPLGIKAKEAMDKGELVSDDLVVGIIDEAMKKPSCEKGFILDGFPRTVVQAEKLDEMLGKQGTKIDKVLNFAVDDSILEERITGRWIHPSSGRSYHTKFAPPKVPGVDDVTGDPLIQRKDDTPEVLKSRLDAFHKQTEPVIDYYAKKGVLANLPAEKPPKEVTTEVQKVLSS
- the LOC120000124 gene encoding urease: MKLTPREVEKLGLHNAGYLAQKRLARGLRLNYIEAVALIATQILEFVRDGNKTVAELMDVGKQLLGRRQVLPAVPYLLDSVQVEGTFPDGTKLVTIHDAIASENGNLELAFHGSFLPVPSLELFSGMEDIEIPGQIIFQKREIVLNPRRKAVILKVANHGDRPVQVGSHYHFIEVNPFLVFDRRKSYGMRLNIPAGTATRFEPGETKSVVLVSIGGNRVIRGGNGMADGPVNDARCTTVIEAVNRTVFKNPEEADAREGVCGEDSAFTTTMSPETYASIYGPSKGDKIRLGDTDLYAEIEKDFAVYGDESVFGGGKVIRDGMGQSSGRLPADSLDTVITNAVIIDYSGIYKADIGIKGDLIVGLGKSGTPDVMEGVNLDMIIGVNTEVIAGEGMIVTAGAIDCHVHFICPQLVYEAISSGITTLVGGGTGPADGTRATTCTPAPSHIKLMLQATDDMPLNFGFTGKGNGSKPDELHEIIKSGAMGLKLHEDWGTTPAVIDNCLAVAEEYDVQVNIHTDTLNESGFVEHTIAAFKGRTIHTYHSEGAGGGHAPDIIKVCGVKNVLPSSTNPTRPYTSNTIDEHLDMLMVCHHLDKDIPEDVAFAESRIRAETIAAEDILHDMGAISIIASDSQAMGRIGEVISRTWQTAHKMKTQRGSIHPSEADNDNLRIKRYIAKYTINPAIANGFSQFVGSIEVGKLADLVLWKPSFFAAKPEMVIKGGVIAWANMGDPNASIPTPEPVISRPMFGAFGKAGSSHSIAFVSKVAANNGVKALYELSKRVEPVGNVRKLTKLDMKLNDALPDIQVDPETYTVTANGELLTCAAATTVPLSRNYFLF